The following are from one region of the Carnobacterium gallinarum DSM 4847 genome:
- a CDS encoding M20 family metallopeptidase, with the protein MTTSYQKTLNDFIASRKDTYQALALDIHDHPEVSNYEFHACEVLSEQLKKEGFTVKIDVAGHRTGFDARYKAEKAGPVVVFLAEYDALPGIGHACGHNLFGTTSLLAASGLKQVIDEVGGEIRVYGTPGEEGGENGSAKASFVREGFFKDVDVALCVHPGYQHALTAYSLANDPVDVEFFGRASHAAAAPEKGINALDAVIQVYNSINALRQHFPDDVRIHGIITHGGDVANVVPEYASARFYLRAEARSTLNDVYQKFENIVKGAALATGTTYKFGLFQNSVDNNVPTYRFDEIYLNHLNRLGFDVEEKSSPVAGGSTDVGNVSQVVPTIQPNISISDGYIAGHSIEFKAAARSQKGLESILLGADLLASTALDLILDVELLAEVKEKHQESLANQAK; encoded by the coding sequence ATGACAACAAGTTACCAAAAAACACTTAATGATTTTATTGCATCTAGGAAGGATACTTATCAAGCTTTAGCTTTAGACATTCACGATCATCCAGAGGTTAGCAATTATGAATTTCATGCATGTGAAGTATTATCTGAACAATTAAAAAAAGAAGGTTTCACAGTGAAAATTGATGTGGCAGGACATCGAACTGGATTTGATGCTCGTTATAAAGCGGAAAAAGCAGGTCCAGTTGTGGTATTTTTGGCGGAATATGATGCGTTACCAGGGATTGGACATGCATGTGGACACAATTTATTTGGAACAACGTCTTTGTTGGCAGCAAGTGGTTTGAAGCAAGTAATAGATGAAGTAGGTGGAGAAATTCGTGTTTATGGAACGCCAGGAGAAGAAGGTGGCGAGAATGGTTCTGCTAAAGCGAGTTTTGTTCGAGAAGGATTTTTTAAAGATGTTGATGTTGCCTTGTGTGTCCATCCAGGGTATCAACATGCATTAACTGCTTATTCTTTAGCCAATGACCCTGTTGATGTTGAATTTTTTGGTCGCGCATCCCATGCAGCAGCTGCACCAGAAAAAGGCATTAATGCGCTTGATGCAGTCATTCAAGTCTATAACTCAATTAATGCATTGCGTCAACATTTTCCAGACGATGTACGCATTCATGGAATCATTACCCATGGCGGTGATGTCGCGAATGTTGTGCCAGAATACGCCTCTGCGCGCTTTTATTTACGGGCTGAAGCAAGAAGTACGCTGAATGATGTCTATCAAAAATTTGAGAATATTGTGAAAGGTGCTGCTTTAGCAACAGGAACGACTTATAAATTTGGACTATTTCAAAATTCAGTAGATAATAATGTGCCAACGTATCGTTTTGATGAAATTTATTTAAACCATCTAAATCGTTTAGGATTTGATGTAGAGGAGAAGAGTTCACCGGTAGCTGGTGGGTCGACAGATGTAGGAAATGTTAGCCAGGTTGTTCCTACAATTCAGCCAAATATTTCAATTTCTGATGGGTATATTGCTGGACACAGTATTGAGTTTAAAGCAGCGGCTAGAAGTCAAAAAGGGCTAGAGTCGATTTTATTAGGTGCGGATCTTTTAGCTAGTACAGCATTAGATTTAATTTTAGATGTTGAGCTATTGGCTGAGGTCAAAGAAAAACATCAAGAGAGTTTGGCAAATCAAGCGAAATAA
- a CDS encoding reverse transcriptase family protein, which translates to MQQPIKREQPRPHIAQKQILKLDIEDFFGSVLFSMVCQSAFPSRYFPPAVSTLLTHLCCYQDALPQGASTSAAISNLVLQPFDDYIGKWCLEQQITYTRYCDDMTFLGEFDRKFVENKVRNFLQEMGFTLNQKKTKLITKAHQQSVTGIVVHEKPQVAKVYRKKL; encoded by the coding sequence ATGCAACAGCCTATCAAAAGGGAACAACCACGCCCTCATATTGCTCAAAAACAAATTCTTAAGTTAGACATTGAAGACTTCTTTGGAAGTGTTTTATTTTCGATGGTTTGCCAAAGTGCATTTCCTAGTCGTTATTTTCCGCCAGCAGTAAGTACATTGTTGACTCATTTATGTTGTTATCAAGATGCTCTACCACAAGGAGCGTCAACATCAGCGGCAATTTCCAATTTAGTTTTACAGCCATTCGATGACTATATTGGAAAATGGTGTCTGGAACAGCAAATTACCTATACAAGATATTGTGACGATATGACTTTTTTAGGTGAATTTGATAGGAAATTTGTGGAAAATAAAGTGCGCAATTTTTTACAAGAAATGGGATTTACGTTAAATCAAAAGAAAACTAAATTGATTACGAAAGCTCACCAGCAATCTGTTACCGGAATCGTTGTACATGAAAAACCGCAAGTTGCCAAAGTTTATCGAAAAAAGTTGTGA
- a CDS encoding helix-turn-helix domain-containing protein: protein MKKSAVGKLIETERRKNGFTQEMLGDGICTQGTISNLENLGRLPTLETLLAIVERLNISLEQFYETIKSDSSMYHDEFKQVQLLCNKLKHKEAKELIVQLIEFDRLTTNLQRMKYYYYFGITSLIGENDYREAFYNFNQVLTIDSENANIFHILATNGIGVTYYFENDSDKAKTYFEKALILLENISELDSFDVRNSEIIKVYFNTAEYYSEMHEHKKAVDIAEKGLEHCRNNDIDFGQEFLIYAKAYNLYKLNQKARAEQHFIMASSLAILNDNQNMIIAIKKDSKEFNLELLEKFLEM, encoded by the coding sequence ATGAAAAAATCAGCTGTAGGAAAATTAATAGAAACGGAAAGAAGAAAAAATGGATTTACACAAGAAATGTTAGGTGATGGAATATGTACACAGGGTACAATTAGTAACTTAGAAAATCTTGGTCGCTTACCGACACTAGAAACGTTACTGGCTATAGTTGAAAGGTTAAATATTTCACTTGAACAATTTTATGAAACGATTAAATCAGATAGTTCAATGTACCATGATGAGTTTAAACAAGTACAGTTATTATGCAATAAACTTAAACATAAAGAAGCAAAAGAATTAATCGTACAATTGATAGAATTTGATAGGTTGACAACGAATTTACAAAGGATGAAATACTATTATTATTTTGGAATTACATCACTAATTGGTGAAAATGATTATAGAGAAGCATTTTATAATTTTAATCAAGTGCTTACTATTGATTCGGAGAATGCTAACATATTTCATATATTGGCAACCAATGGAATAGGGGTTACGTACTATTTTGAAAATGATAGTGATAAAGCGAAAACATATTTTGAAAAAGCTTTAATTCTTTTAGAAAATATTTCAGAATTGGATAGTTTTGATGTTAGAAATTCAGAAATTATCAAAGTTTATTTCAATACAGCAGAATATTATTCAGAAATGCATGAGCATAAAAAAGCAGTAGATATAGCTGAAAAAGGATTAGAGCATTGTAGAAATAATGATATCGATTTTGGTCAAGAATTTTTAATATATGCAAAAGCCTATAATTTATACAAATTGAATCAAAAAGCTAGAGCGGAACAGCATTTTATAATGGCGAGTTCCCTAGCAATCTTAAATGATAATCAAAATATGATTATAGCAATAAAAAAAGATTCTAAAGAATTTAATTTAGAATTATTAGAAAAATTTTTAGAAATGTAA
- a CDS encoding TIGR04197 family type VII secretion effector, with amino-acid sequence MVQFQSDLGKARTLATNLVNATSSLNQMKAIQATAQTTLQGNQTSDSIIQRKQCVTTSFGNALIRDVGKIQSVAASFEALDTQLKQGFNSFEGSFK; translated from the coding sequence ATGGTTCAATTTCAAAGTGATTTAGGAAAAGCCCGGACATTAGCTACTAATTTAGTGAATGCTACTAGTTCTCTTAATCAAATGAAAGCAATACAGGCAACAGCACAAACCACCTTACAAGGAAATCAGACATCTGATTCTATCATTCAAAGGAAACAATGTGTAACGACTTCTTTTGGAAACGCATTAATTCGAGATGTTGGGAAAATTCAGAGTGTAGCAGCTAGTTTTGAAGCTTTAGATACGCAATTAAAACAAGGGTTTAATTCGTTTGAGGGGAGTTTTAAATGA
- a CDS encoding DUF3958 family protein — protein MTKQTFEEVNYRLRNALEQQEESERMYQKYEQKSEEAHSIFSEVVQGFHEDQAIWQHGEMYQRTESLLEEAVTTQQRFWQKSEDSQEELAQEKQSLVQKVVQLEWERQQLVVKEKLHGD, from the coding sequence ATGACCAAACAAACGTTTGAGGAAGTCAATTATCGACTAAGAAATGCGTTAGAACAACAGGAAGAGTCAGAGCGTATGTATCAAAAATACGAACAAAAGAGTGAAGAAGCTCATTCCATTTTTAGTGAAGTAGTTCAAGGATTCCATGAAGATCAAGCGATTTGGCAACATGGTGAAATGTATCAACGTACGGAATCTTTATTAGAGGAAGCCGTGACTACTCAACAACGATTTTGGCAAAAAAGTGAGGATAGTCAAGAAGAATTAGCACAAGAAAAACAAAGCTTAGTACAAAAAGTAGTTCAATTAGAATGGGAGAGACAACAACTAGTAGTTAAGGAGAAACTACATGGAGATTAA
- a CDS encoding T7SS effector LXG polymorphic toxin, which yields MEIKVYVGELRAQLDEIKQDSCDTIQSMEAIQKALMDIIIEPSLTGITYDSAKNYFEMVYIPVTKGFILVSETMIKTNQTLIDRYLNEVDVNDLQEYVLEARIDQYNRLTQMLDSLEDQTGLIDNMIDNLQEMKFHTTKKLDQLREFDYFSIQIFDELEAQLAELEIGVQIIVEGKTWNQSTGTFSTLGLNLEWATSINQKWAISEGKKKGLDEETNQKLSNYDIIKCYDPMTGKTTWALEKDGLSVIDPELTAYLRKVGEYLNQEQYSIIALSPKEWEQRVNNVWKINGTEYFSGKQYGWWMSILAHGQDARGKLDESGVWDSLWSLGFMYGAVKSINRMNQKLNEPKVVKKAAKYGNSDRINQNLTREDIVTQLDGVTKKSTEIAQELRNKQIKINILGDELFESYTGQPDAMAIQVKDQIYVKKSSSTIMNDIVHEGIHVIDYLDGYGVEGVSNWSWEKRAYFYERQFQIQNGEVPNFENLNDLQVHIWRNYENSIYDPYSGW from the coding sequence ATGGAGATTAAAGTGTATGTTGGAGAATTACGTGCACAATTAGATGAAATTAAACAAGATAGTTGTGACACGATTCAATCAATGGAAGCGATTCAAAAGGCTTTAATGGACATTATCATAGAACCATCATTAACAGGAATTACTTATGATTCAGCGAAAAATTATTTTGAAATGGTTTATATCCCTGTCACAAAAGGGTTTATTTTAGTTAGTGAAACTATGATAAAAACCAATCAAACCTTGATTGACCGTTATTTAAATGAAGTGGATGTCAATGATCTACAAGAATATGTTTTAGAAGCTCGAATTGATCAATACAATCGGTTAACCCAGATGTTGGATTCCTTGGAAGACCAAACTGGATTAATTGATAATATGATAGACAATCTACAAGAAATGAAATTTCATACGACTAAAAAATTAGATCAATTACGAGAATTTGATTATTTTTCAATACAAATCTTTGATGAATTAGAAGCCCAATTAGCAGAGTTAGAAATTGGGGTGCAAATTATTGTAGAAGGAAAAACGTGGAATCAGTCAACTGGTACATTTTCGACACTTGGGTTAAACTTAGAGTGGGCAACTTCTATTAATCAAAAATGGGCGATTTCTGAAGGGAAGAAAAAGGGACTTGATGAAGAAACCAATCAAAAACTATCGAATTATGATATAATTAAATGTTATGATCCAATGACTGGCAAAACAACATGGGCATTGGAAAAGGATGGATTAAGTGTGATTGATCCAGAATTAACAGCTTATTTAAGAAAAGTTGGAGAGTACTTAAATCAAGAACAGTATTCGATTATCGCATTGAGTCCTAAAGAGTGGGAACAGCGTGTAAATAATGTGTGGAAAATCAATGGAACGGAGTATTTTTCAGGAAAGCAATATGGTTGGTGGATGTCGATTTTAGCACATGGTCAAGATGCAAGAGGTAAGCTGGATGAAAGTGGCGTGTGGGATTCGTTGTGGTCACTTGGGTTTATGTATGGAGCTGTAAAGTCGATTAATCGGATGAATCAAAAGCTTAATGAACCAAAAGTAGTGAAAAAAGCTGCTAAGTATGGAAATTCGGATAGAATAAATCAAAACTTAACTAGAGAAGATATAGTGACTCAACTAGATGGTGTAACTAAGAAATCTACTGAAATAGCACAAGAACTTAGAAATAAACAAATTAAGATTAATATTTTAGGAGATGAATTGTTTGAGAGTTATACTGGACAACCAGATGCTATGGCGATACAAGTAAAAGATCAGATTTATGTTAAAAAAAGCTCTTCAACTATAATGAATGATATTGTTCATGAGGGAATACATGTTATAGATTATTTAGATGGTTATGGAGTAGAGGGCGTATCAAATTGGTCGTGGGAAAAGAGAGCTTATTTTTACGAAAGACAATTTCAAATACAAAATGGAGAAGTTCCAAATTTTGAAAATTTAAATGATTTGCAAGTACACATTTGGAGAAATTATGAAAACAGTATTTATGATCCTTATTCAGGTTGGTAA
- a CDS encoding CdiA family toxin C-terminal domain-containing protein codes for MRNQGFTIEDCIINKKPHPTIDGIYEIDYQVPKEVKGQLIPNEYKKIPEPKTVYDPKIFSNEDMYNLGVEAMQNGKVNGRVIKGISSNGIEFTGYLDDVTGELKNFHPSMK; via the coding sequence TTGAGAAATCAAGGATTTACTATTGAGGACTGTATCATAAATAAAAAACCTCATCCAACAATTGATGGGATTTATGAAATAGACTATCAGGTACCAAAAGAAGTAAAAGGACAGTTGATTCCAAATGAATATAAAAAGATTCCAGAGCCAAAAACTGTCTATGATCCTAAAATATTTTCTAATGAAGACATGTATAATTTAGGAGTAGAAGCTATGCAAAATGGAAAGGTTAATGGAAGAGTAATCAAAGGTATATCATCTAATGGTATAGAATTTACAGGATACTTAGATGACGTAACGGGAGAATTGAAAAATTTTCATCCATCAATGAAGTAA
- a CDS encoding ankyrin repeat domain-containing protein, with amino-acid sequence MRILDIFEAVSYGTFQDFQNYYKGDINEVDENLDLNLLVMVVANDKNPEEKLKIIKFLLEEGIDINYVTKKEKRNALHWLYFCNFRPPVAYALEVTKLLISYGIDLNATDKYNAIPLKYALTINKLPTADNKEMYKLLLTEGSDYNLKDMFGKSCLDYAKEYSWRNDFLEIIEEVEHDNR; translated from the coding sequence ATGAGAATACTAGATATTTTTGAGGCTGTTAGTTATGGAACGTTTCAAGATTTTCAAAATTATTATAAAGGAGATATCAACGAGGTTGATGAAAACTTAGATTTAAACTTGTTGGTTATGGTAGTAGCCAATGATAAAAATCCAGAAGAAAAACTTAAAATTATAAAATTTTTACTAGAAGAAGGCATCGATATTAACTATGTCACAAAAAAAGAAAAACGAAATGCACTACATTGGCTCTATTTTTGTAACTTCCGCCCACCTGTTGCATACGCACTGGAAGTAACTAAACTTTTGATAAGTTATGGAATTGATCTAAATGCAACAGATAAGTATAATGCAATACCATTAAAATATGCACTGACAATAAATAAATTGCCAACTGCAGATAATAAAGAAATGTATAAGTTATTGCTTACTGAGGGATCTGATTACAATTTAAAAGATATGTTTGGAAAATCTTGTTTGGATTATGCCAAAGAATATTCATGGAGAAACGACTTTTTAGAAATTATTGAGGAGGTTGAACATGACAATAGATAA
- a CDS encoding immunity protein Imm33 domain-containing protein — MTIDNSDYGGFVVSKNVLAGKQIHYTFREKSSIAALNGWTVYSVADDDKYVNEADNFQVVSASTLFKLAPVMLELFNAPYGTDLCWLYEQRGPYRFL, encoded by the coding sequence ATGACAATAGATAATTCTGATTATGGTGGGTTTGTTGTGTCAAAAAATGTTCTAGCAGGGAAACAAATACACTACACATTTAGGGAAAAATCATCTATTGCCGCATTAAACGGATGGACTGTTTATTCTGTTGCAGATGATGATAAATATGTGAATGAAGCAGATAACTTTCAAGTTGTCAGCGCAAGTACATTATTTAAACTAGCGCCAGTTATGCTGGAATTATTTAATGCTCCATACGGAACGGATTTGTGCTGGTTATATGAGCAAAGGGGTCCATATAGGTTTTTATGA
- a CDS encoding zinc ribbon domain-containing protein YjdM codes for MDKLPNCPECGSEYTYEDGSLLVCPECAHEWSPEAAAEAEAAKVVKDSNGNVLNDGDSVSVIKDLKVKGYLNAIKLGTKVKSIRLIDGDLNAGHDIDCKIDGFGAIKLKSEFVKKI; via the coding sequence ATGGATAAATTACCAAACTGCCCAGAATGTGGTTCTGAGTATACTTATGAAGATGGAAGTCTTTTAGTGTGTCCAGAATGTGCGCACGAATGGTCACCAGAAGCTGCTGCGGAAGCGGAGGCTGCTAAGGTTGTAAAAGATTCTAATGGCAATGTTTTAAATGACGGTGATTCAGTTAGTGTCATCAAAGACTTAAAAGTTAAAGGATATCTGAATGCAATTAAATTAGGTACAAAAGTGAAGAGTATTCGTTTGATTGATGGAGATTTAAATGCTGGACATGATATTGATTGTAAAATTGATGGATTTGGTGCAATTAAATTAAAATCAGAATTTGTTAAAAAGATTTAA
- a CDS encoding ABC transporter permease, which produces MNFIKRALLSTKAKKGRSFMLLLVFSAILIFVLAGITIQSASKVATTEARKSMGSSVTLGVNRENTLKKTETTTDSSTSTTEEKRPTPGSYQSTPVDLDTATKIAALENVKSYNFISTTSAGADSFDPISSSDSTDSSTAESSTTETQQKGGPDGNGMSDEAGGAKFGPGAAQGDLNVQGVLSTADLAAFTDGTSKLTSGEALTKEDVDKNVVLVEQSLAEANELKVGDTITISNPTDETATYELTIKGIYETTTSDNAMAANFNFLNPSNQIYVPYTFANTLKGDTYANGVDSVIYNLDDPENVASFVTSAESTGLDTTTFSLQTDTAVYEQMIQPIENVSSFANKIVILVTVAGVIILALIIMMTIRERKYEMGVLLSLGEKRWKLIAQFFTEIFVIFLVAMCVAGVSGKFVGNVVGQQLLDQQTTETTTSSTDTNSQNGGQPGQGGPGGNQRGGGMGGFGNLGATNAATAKKIDELNITVSTADLVKLGGIGLGICFLSILISSVGIVRLQPKKILTM; this is translated from the coding sequence ATGAATTTTATCAAACGGGCATTATTAAGTACGAAGGCGAAGAAGGGACGTTCCTTTATGTTATTGTTAGTTTTTTCAGCAATTTTGATCTTCGTTTTAGCTGGAATTACGATTCAAAGCGCCTCTAAGGTAGCTACTACCGAAGCCCGAAAATCAATGGGAAGCTCAGTTACACTAGGTGTCAATCGAGAAAATACATTGAAAAAAACTGAAACTACCACGGATAGTTCGACTTCAACGACTGAAGAAAAACGTCCAACACCAGGTTCCTATCAATCGACACCTGTTGACTTGGATACAGCTACAAAAATAGCCGCTCTAGAAAATGTTAAAAGCTATAATTTTATTTCAACAACTTCAGCAGGGGCGGATTCATTTGATCCGATTTCTAGTAGCGATTCAACTGATTCAAGTACAGCGGAGAGTTCAACTACTGAAACCCAGCAAAAAGGTGGGCCTGATGGGAATGGGATGTCTGACGAAGCTGGTGGTGCCAAGTTCGGTCCAGGTGCTGCCCAAGGAGATTTGAATGTTCAAGGTGTCTTATCTACTGCTGATTTGGCTGCCTTTACTGATGGAACAAGCAAACTAACTTCTGGCGAGGCCTTAACGAAAGAAGATGTGGATAAGAATGTTGTCTTAGTTGAACAAAGTCTTGCCGAAGCGAATGAGTTAAAAGTTGGTGATACGATTACAATTTCTAATCCAACTGATGAAACGGCAACTTATGAATTGACGATTAAAGGGATTTACGAAACAACAACTAGCGACAATGCAATGGCAGCGAATTTTAACTTCTTAAATCCATCTAATCAAATCTATGTACCCTATACTTTTGCGAATACATTAAAAGGAGATACCTATGCAAATGGTGTTGACTCAGTTATTTATAATTTAGATGATCCAGAGAATGTTGCAAGCTTTGTTACATCTGCTGAATCGACAGGCTTAGATACAACTACATTCAGCTTGCAAACTGATACAGCTGTATATGAACAAATGATTCAACCGATTGAGAATGTTTCTAGTTTTGCGAATAAGATTGTTATTTTAGTAACAGTGGCTGGTGTGATTATTTTGGCATTAATTATTATGATGACGATTCGTGAGCGTAAGTATGAAATGGGAGTTTTACTTTCTTTAGGTGAAAAACGTTGGAAGTTAATTGCGCAATTTTTTACAGAAATTTTTGTGATCTTCTTAGTGGCTATGTGTGTAGCTGGTGTGAGTGGAAAGTTTGTGGGAAATGTAGTTGGTCAACAATTATTGGATCAACAAACAACAGAAACTACGACGAGTTCAACCGATACGAATTCACAAAATGGTGGACAACCAGGTCAAGGTGGACCTGGAGGCAATCAACGTGGCGGTGGAATGGGTGGCTTTGGCAATTTAGGGGCAACCAATGCAGCTACTGCTAAAAAAATTGATGAATTAAATATTACCGTTTCAACAGCAGACTTAGTCAAATTAGGCGGAATTGGTCTAGGAATTTGTTTCTTATCGATTTTGATTTCTTCTGTGGGAATTGTTCGATTGCAACCTAAAAAAATCTTAACTATGTAA
- a CDS encoding ABC transporter ATP-binding protein, with the protein MITAKNVGYWYDKGSTPLYQNVNLTFEKGVLYSILGSSGSGKTTFLSLIAGLDKPKEGEIFYEGTSINKMGLTNFRNQKVSIVFQAYNLLPYMTALQNIVTAMEITHSKESNKKEYALKMLSKVGIDAELANKNVMKLSGGQQQRIAIVRAMCTDTQLIVADEPTGNLDEETSRDIIQLFQELAHKENKCIILVTHEKEVANESDVCIQLKNKEFRIMTV; encoded by the coding sequence ATGATTACAGCAAAAAATGTCGGCTATTGGTATGATAAAGGCAGTACACCACTTTATCAAAATGTGAATTTAACCTTTGAAAAAGGGGTCCTATATAGCATTTTAGGGAGTAGTGGTTCTGGGAAAACAACTTTTTTATCTTTAATAGCAGGTTTAGATAAACCAAAAGAAGGCGAAATTTTTTATGAAGGGACATCGATTAACAAAATGGGCTTAACGAACTTTCGCAATCAAAAGGTATCAATTGTCTTTCAAGCCTATAATTTATTGCCTTATATGACTGCGCTACAAAATATTGTTACAGCAATGGAAATTACGCATTCAAAAGAAAGCAATAAAAAAGAATACGCCTTAAAAATGTTGTCAAAAGTGGGAATTGACGCGGAATTAGCTAATAAAAATGTGATGAAATTATCTGGTGGGCAACAACAAAGAATTGCAATTGTGCGCGCTATGTGTACAGATACGCAATTGATTGTGGCTGATGAACCCACTGGAAATTTAGACGAAGAAACATCACGGGATATTATTCAATTATTCCAAGAATTGGCTCATAAAGAGAATAAATGCATTATCTTAGTAACCCATGAAAAAGAAGTTGCCAATGAAAGTGATGTCTGCATTCAATTGAAAAACAAAGAATTTAGAATAATGACGGTATAG
- a CDS encoding MurR/RpiR family transcriptional regulator, whose amino-acid sequence MFNYEQIKNLSGLELTVYHYIIENIQAVQRMTIRELSEKSHVSTSTILRFCSKMGCEGFSELKYKLREETVESIEEQLYDPSFQVASFFKKITETSFDEILVKATQLICDADRVVFLGIGTSGILGEYGQRYFSNVGINSYSINDPFLPTPNRGVERSLIMVLSVSGETTEVVKQAVELQKLGAKLISITNAETSTLAKISDLNISYYMPDERAKRYDKAVNLTTQVPIVSLIEILAHRVEQAFLQKEE is encoded by the coding sequence TTGTTTAATTATGAACAGATTAAAAATTTAAGCGGATTAGAGTTAACGGTATACCATTACATTATTGAGAATATTCAAGCTGTCCAACGTATGACGATTCGTGAATTGTCTGAGAAAAGTCATGTATCCACCTCAACAATTTTACGTTTTTGTTCTAAGATGGGGTGCGAAGGTTTTTCTGAGTTAAAGTACAAATTAAGAGAAGAAACGGTAGAATCTATTGAAGAACAGTTATATGATCCAAGCTTTCAAGTAGCTTCTTTTTTTAAGAAAATAACAGAAACAAGTTTTGATGAAATATTAGTCAAGGCGACACAGTTAATTTGTGATGCTGATCGAGTTGTTTTTTTAGGAATTGGAACTAGTGGGATTTTAGGAGAATACGGTCAACGTTATTTTTCCAATGTTGGAATTAACTCTTACTCAATCAATGATCCGTTTTTACCAACGCCGAATCGTGGGGTGGAACGAAGCTTGATTATGGTACTTTCTGTTTCTGGAGAAACAACAGAGGTGGTGAAGCAAGCAGTAGAATTACAAAAACTAGGAGCAAAATTAATTAGTATTACAAATGCAGAAACATCAACTTTAGCTAAAATTTCAGATTTGAATATTTCTTATTATATGCCAGATGAACGTGCAAAGCGTTATGATAAAGCTGTAAACTTAACAACACAAGTACCTATTGTCAGTTTAATTGAAATTTTAGCTCATCGTGTGGAACAAGCATTTTTACAAAAAGAAGAATAG